The proteins below come from a single Staphylococcus sp. MI 10-1553 genomic window:
- a CDS encoding SRPBCC family protein, translated as MEVKHMQNEWVEIDLVRLMKTTPSNAYHAWLDPDQLRHWFMTSRRTNQIIENDPVEGGHYQIVDLRKGKRIEVIGTYQTLKEGEQIVKTIQMPELSEHVDEIEVYFEERSPGMTEMTFHYRSMVPKERRLTNLEYKQQKKAYHDHTAHGFELMFDVLQRELEAEFEMD; from the coding sequence ATGGAAGTGAAGCATATGCAAAATGAATGGGTAGAAATAGACCTTGTCCGTCTGATGAAAACGACACCTTCGAATGCGTATCATGCGTGGTTAGACCCTGATCAATTAAGACATTGGTTTATGACTTCACGCCGTACGAACCAAATAATCGAAAATGATCCTGTTGAAGGGGGGCATTACCAAATTGTCGATTTACGTAAAGGGAAACGTATTGAAGTCATTGGCACGTACCAAACATTAAAAGAAGGCGAGCAAATTGTGAAAACGATTCAGATGCCGGAACTGAGTGAACACGTAGATGAGATTGAAGTCTATTTTGAAGAACGGTCACCGGGTATGACAGAGATGACGTTTCATTATAGAAGTATGGTACCTAAAGAACGCCGATTGACCAACCTTGAATATAAACAGCAAAAGAAAGCTTATCACGACCATACAGCACACGGTTTTGAATTGATGTTTGATGTGTTACAACGTGAATTAGAAGCAGAATTTGAAATGGATTAA